One Drosophila subpulchrella strain 33 F10 #4 breed RU33 unplaced genomic scaffold, RU_Dsub_v1.1 Primary Assembly Seq16, whole genome shotgun sequence DNA window includes the following coding sequences:
- the LOC119559042 gene encoding rabankyrin-5 isoform X2, translating into MGRNDVTSVQKLEKNLTLLKEEYSKQQRSYAELQRKYNEVVATSGNEELSDGLSNFVSRLSLTVALLFGSPTYADIYIRTHSKVFPAHKIVLHARSEKWGDDVLGSIQELDWSDFNEDVVLALLRWIYTDLIDLQHDGLALDLLRAAHRFGLPSLLGMCERALVASVGIRSCIKFYCVAEEVAALTLLQYCSAIISTHWDDLTVQDFEHMSGPLLYKMLKAKTKYPLHAAVRLLREDVVSLWIQENSDTDRGNDIHNVSYS; encoded by the coding sequence gcAGAAATGACGTTACTTCAGTTcaaaaattggaaaaaaatttGACATTGTTAAAGGAAGAATATTCAAAACAGCAGCGCAGCTATGCGGAATTGCAGCGAAAGTATAACGAAGTTGTTGCTACATCAGGAAATGAAGAATTATCGGACGGACTCAGCAATTTTGTCTCACGACTGTCGTTGACAGTTGCTTTATTATTTGGCAGTCCTACTTATGCTGATATTTACATCCGAACGCATTCAAAAGTATTTCCGGCACATAAGATCGTCCTTCATGCCCGCTCAGAAAAATGGGGAGATGATGTCTTGGGCAGCATACAAGAACTGGACTGGAGTGACTTTAATGAGGATGTTGTTTTGGCACTTTTGCGTTGGATTTACACAGATCTAATTGACTTGCAGCATGACGGGCTAGCTTTGGATCTTCTTCGAGCCGCACATCGATTTGGTTTGCCATCTCTTTTAGGAATGTGTGAGCGGGCATTAGTTGCTTCGGTTGGAATAAGATCTTGTATAAAATTTTACTGTGTTGCCGAAGAAGTAGCTGCATTAACACTGTTGCAATATTGCTCTGCCATAATATCAACACACTGGGACGACCTAACAGTGCAAGACTTTGAGCACATGTCCGGACCCTTGTTGTATAAAATGCTTaaggcaaaaacaaaatatccaCTTCATGCTGCTGTAAGACTCCTAAGAGAAGACGTCGTGTCCCTGTGGATTCAAGAAAATAGTGACACA
- the LOC119559042 gene encoding rabankyrin-5 isoform X3: MGRNDVTSVQKLEKNLTLLKEEYSKQQRSYAELQRKYNEVVATSGNEELSDGLSNFVSRLSLTVALLFGSPTYADIYIRTHSKVFPAHKIVLHARSEKWGDDVLGSIQELDWSDFNEDVVLALLRWIYTDLIDLQHDGLALDLLRAAHRFGLPSLLGMCERALVASVGIRSCIKFYCVAEEVAALTLLQYCSAIISTHWDDLTVQDFEHMSGPLLYKMLKAKTKYPLHAAVRLLREDVVSLWIQENSDTHINLATGKAV, translated from the coding sequence gcAGAAATGACGTTACTTCAGTTcaaaaattggaaaaaaatttGACATTGTTAAAGGAAGAATATTCAAAACAGCAGCGCAGCTATGCGGAATTGCAGCGAAAGTATAACGAAGTTGTTGCTACATCAGGAAATGAAGAATTATCGGACGGACTCAGCAATTTTGTCTCACGACTGTCGTTGACAGTTGCTTTATTATTTGGCAGTCCTACTTATGCTGATATTTACATCCGAACGCATTCAAAAGTATTTCCGGCACATAAGATCGTCCTTCATGCCCGCTCAGAAAAATGGGGAGATGATGTCTTGGGCAGCATACAAGAACTGGACTGGAGTGACTTTAATGAGGATGTTGTTTTGGCACTTTTGCGTTGGATTTACACAGATCTAATTGACTTGCAGCATGACGGGCTAGCTTTGGATCTTCTTCGAGCCGCACATCGATTTGGTTTGCCATCTCTTTTAGGAATGTGTGAGCGGGCATTAGTTGCTTCGGTTGGAATAAGATCTTGTATAAAATTTTACTGTGTTGCCGAAGAAGTAGCTGCATTAACACTGTTGCAATATTGCTCTGCCATAATATCAACACACTGGGACGACCTAACAGTGCAAGACTTTGAGCACATGTCCGGACCCTTGTTGTATAAAATGCTTaaggcaaaaacaaaatatccaCTTCATGCTGCTGTAAGACTCCTAAGAGAAGACGTCGTGTCCCTGTGGATTCAAGAAAATAGTGACACA